Proteins encoded together in one Lathyrus oleraceus cultivar Zhongwan6 chromosome 5, CAAS_Psat_ZW6_1.0, whole genome shotgun sequence window:
- the LOC127088154 gene encoding probable protein phosphatase 2C 12, protein MSGRKEHHHQHGHHTVPLAVLLKRELVNEKIEKSDLVVVYSQASENKKGEDFTLIKTERQRVVADGVSTYSVFGLFDGHNGSAAAIYAKENLLNNVLSAIPPDLNRDEWVAALPRALVAGFVKTDKDFQHKAKTSGTTVTFVIIEGWVITVASVGDSRCILEPSEGGIHYLSADHRLDTNEEERARITSSGGEVGRLNTGGGAEVGPLRCWPGGLCLSRSIGDMDVGEFIVPVPYVKQVKISTSGGRLIICSDGVWDALSAETVLDCCRGMSAEAAAPHIVKESLQAKGLRDDTTCIVVDILPQEKPHTSAPTQKRPVKGMLKAIFRKKSSEPSSYIEKEYIEPDMVRELYEEGSAMLSERFETKYPLCNMFKLFMCAVCQVEIKPGEGISVHEGAPNQGKPRPWDGPFLCSSCQEKKEAMEGKRTSDRHRSGSD, encoded by the exons ATGTCTGGTCGGAAAGAACACCATCACCAACACGGGCACCATACCGTTCCTCTTGCAGTGCTCTTGAAGCGGGAATTGGTGAACGAGAAAATCGAGAAATCGGATTTGGTTGTTGTGTATAGCCAAGCTAGCGAGAACAAGAAAGGAGAGGATTTCACGTTGATAAAGACCGAACGACAAAGAGTCGTTGCAGATGGGGTTTCTACCTATTCTGTTTTTGGG CTATTTGATGGACACAATGGATCTGCTGCTGCTATTTATGCCAAGGAGAATCTTCTGAACAACGTCTTAAGTGCCATTCCTCCAGATCTCAACAGAGATGAGTGGGTAGCAGCATTGCCGAGGGCTTTGGTTGCTGGCTTTGTAAAAACTGATAAAGATTTTCAACATAAAG CAAAAACATCAGGAACAACCGTAACCTTTGTGATTATAGAAGGATGGGTTATAACAGTTGCATCAGTTGGTGATTCCCGTTGCATACTTGAACCTTCTGAAGGTGGGATTCATTACTTGTCAGCAGATCATCGACTAGACACCAATGAAGAGGA GAGAGCACGCATCACTTCTAGTGGGGGTGAAGTTGGTCGGCTAAATACAGGTGGAGGTGCAGAG GTTGGCCCGTTGAGATGTTGGCCTGGTGGCCTGTGTCTTTCTCGATCCATTGGTGATATGGATGTTGGTGAATTTATTGTCCCTGTACCATATGTAAAGCAAGTAAAG ATTTCCACTTCTGGGGGAAGACTTATTATCTGCAGTGATGGAGTCTGGGATGCTCTATCTGCAGAAACGGTCCTTGATTGTTGTCGTGGCATGTCAGCGGAGGCTGCAGCACCACATATTGTAAAA GAATCTTTGCAAGCAAAGGGACTTAGGGATGACACAACCTGCATCGTGGTTGATATATTACCCCAGGAGAAGCCACATACTTCGGCACCAACACAAAAAAGACCGGTAAAAGGAATGTTGAAGGCCATTTTTCGCAAAAAGTCCTCTGAGCCATCTTCATATATTGAAAAAGAATACATTGAGCCAGATATGGTACGGGAACTATACGAGGAAGGATCTGCCATGCTTTCAGAAAG GTTTGAAACAAAATATCCACTCTGCAACATGTTCAAGTTATTCATGTGTGCAGTATGTCAAGTAGAGATTAAACCTGGGGAGGGTATTTCAGTACATGAGGGTGCGCCTAACCAAGGCAAACCGCGCCCCTGGGATGGACCTTTCCTATGCTCAAGTTGCCAAGAAAAGAAAGAAGCCATGGAAGGGAAACGTACATCAG ATAGACATAGAAGTGGAAGTGACTAA